In Mixophyes fleayi isolate aMixFle1 chromosome 11, aMixFle1.hap1, whole genome shotgun sequence, one DNA window encodes the following:
- the LOC142107371 gene encoding E3 ubiquitin-protein ligase TRIM11-like: MASADLRQELDCSICLNIYTDPVTLRCGHNFCRDCIDHVLDTKEGSGVYSCPECRAEYKKRPALQSNITLCNIVGSLQSTEPDQKQTGIFCTYCVDSPVPAAKSCLHCEASLCDKHLSVHSKSAEHVLSDPTTTPGNRKCSVHRKILEFYCNEDSVCICAYCSLIGEHRGHEVKMLDVASEKKKEKLRNVLEILTTKREETERRIQSLQERRREDQKKAAGVTETVTALFGDIRRQLNDLEKRVLSEISRQEESVSLSVSHLIQQLEIKTDELSRKMRHIEELCNMSDPVTVLQEPDTGDMCDTEDRERHDIQVHGAGDLDVSVISGTLHTLSDIIADINTGIFVERSTNILLDINTAGNYIHISSDMKTASRSLNQNHPVTPERFQDKPLVLSNGSFSSGRYYWEVDVNKSVSWRVGMCYPSIARRGDQAVIGDNNNSWGLDRTGDMYSVRHNSRLIQLPDNIPCDRVRICLDYEAGQMSFYSLCDPIRHLHTFTATFTEPLHAVLGLWDGCLMISGGDMRWEK; encoded by the coding sequence atggcgtctgctgatctgagacaggagctggactgttccatctgcctgaatatttatacagatcctgtaacactgagatgtggacacaacttctgccgggaCTGTATAGATCATGTGCTGGATACAAaggaggggtctggagtttattcctgtcctgaatgcagagcgGAGTACAAGAAACGTCCTGCACTGCAGAGTAACATAACTCTGTGTAACATAGTGGGAAGTTTGCAGTCTACTGAGCCAGATCAGAAACAGACTGGGATTTTCTGCACTTACTGTGTGGactctcctgtacctgctgctaaatcctgtctGCATTGTGAAGCTTCTCTGTGTGATAAACACCTGAGcgtacacagcaagtcagcagaacatGTCTTATCTGATCCCACCACTACTCCGGGGAACAGAAAATGCTCCGTCCATAGGAAGATCCTGGAGTTTTACTGCAATGAGGACTCTGTCTGTATCTGTGCGTACTGCAGTCTGATTGGGGAACATAGAGGACATGAGGTGAAGATGCTGGATGTGGCttctgagaagaagaaggagaaactgagaaatgttctggagatactgaccacaaagagagaggagactgagagaAGAATCCAGAGTCTGCAGGAGCGCAGAAGAGAAGATCAGAAAAAAGCAGCTGGTGTAACAGAGACAGTCACTGCCCTGTTtggagacatcaggagacagctgaatgacctagagaagagagtcctgagtgagatctccaggcaggaagagAGTGTTTCACTCTCAGTCTCCCATCTGATtcagcagctggaaataaagacggacgagctgtccaggaagatgcgtcacattgaggagctgtgtaacatgtccgatccagtgactgtcttacaagaaccagacacaggtgacatgtgtgatactgaggacagagagaggcATGATATCCAGGTCCATGGTGCAGGAGATCTGGATGTAAGTGTCATCTCAGGGACATTACACACCTTATCTGATATAATAGCAGATATAAATACAGGGATATTTGTGGAGAGATCTACAAACATATTACTAGATATCAACACAGCtggtaattatatacatatatcaagtgACATGAAAACTGCATCCAGGTCACTAAATCAAAATCATCCAGTaacaccagagagatttcagGATAAACCTCTTGTATTGAGCAACGGAAGCTTTTCCTCAGGACGATATTACTGGGAAGTGGATGTCAATAAATCAGTGAGCTGGAGGGTtgggatgtgttatcccagtatagcCAGGAGAGGAGATCAGGCAGTCATTGGAGATAATAACAATTCCTGGGGTTTAGATAGGACTGGTGATATGTATTCAGTGAGACATAACAGTAGACTGATCCAGTTacctgacaatattccctgtGATAGAGTGAGGATATGTCTagattatgaggctggacagatgtccttttattctctgtgtgaccctatcagacacttacacaccttcactgccaccttcactgagccccttcatgctgtgTTAGGTCTATGGGACGGATGTCTAATGATATCTGGAGGAGACATGAGATGGGAGAAATGA